The following proteins are encoded in a genomic region of Neurospora crassa OR74A linkage group VI, whole genome shotgun sequence:
- the stk-34 gene encoding serine/threonine protein kinase-34 encodes MMRSESRNGWNKVLPTTHSGRVERLSHQELEAYEKDIIKEWESSPGHWSGIGKHTDTTPEHLEKAKRHHDQFKNNLNYQLGRGSYGVVDKVHLTYKHRSIRLARKYIPQRRNILLETLRHEVKVMDKLEHEHIVKLIGSYCYRNVPELYLLLWPVAVCNLDDLFNDLHLLQTGQDDRHEILSRLATLDLTDLDAFEYTYLPSKHVFPSYGNRCLFRYMRQMMGCLTRALAYLHKSDVRHLDLKPGNILLSPGRVYLADFGIARDVHDRENTLTLGQQGTPKWRAPEVSRVSDEWSMRAADVYSLGMVLLNISTVVYGAKIADFDHVAGKLPEHGRDALLDQFLGHLERHALATQEYKDSEAHTVGPKHTVNLIRRMSSTAPSERPAADEADLELVELGGIEQVYHASCCKRSSRFLTEKLDSRLRRVTEDTKRLRDEHEKIIKRLAELEAKDATYEARIRNETAHVAERYKQKCEQLEKRLENESEERKRLEASLIELQTGKRYGVPTASRRTTTSSSVSTKTIPAPSGLKMPSRPPTHPLPTISSSNPILPTLVKMPTPIADRTARPSYSQAVSTGTSSIPVPQTATRRDSVRRDSIIRPANLLNSPIPAVGPKRSPTLEVAPANYSLRSSTSASRLPRAVNPATPIRSSTPSTPRYNRNTSSADSTQHSMTSSTLSLSRSRNDDLSMPTTVENTPNVYSLSPGRIAKESDEMVPRLADSDSATAIRVDGVGLGLGYEEDIKRAESVASQDDHEENEERDMRDDPSDVSFAPSTNTAPSIGRDSGRTAIQRKIPSMPTAPSWADVARTRPQLQN; translated from the exons ATGATGCGGTCTGAGTCACGAAACGGTTGGAACAAAGTCCTGCCCACCACCCATTCAGGACGAGTTGAACGATTGTCACACCAGGAACTCGAGGCTTACGAGAAGGACATCATCAAAGAGTGGGAGTCATCACCAGGTCACTGGTCCGGAAT AGGAAAACACACAGATACCACCCCCGAACACCTTGAGAAAGCGAAGCGGCATCACGACCAGTTCAAAAACAATCTCAATTACCAACTGGGCCGCGGGAGCTATGGCGTCGTCGACAAAGTCCACCTCACTTACAAGCACCGCTCAATACGCTTGGCACGCAAGTATATTCCCCAACGACGGAATATCCTACTGGAAACCCTACGGCATGAGGTCAAGGTGATGGACAAGCTTGAGCATGAACACATTGTCAAACTCATTGGTTCTTATTGCTACCGCAATGTACCTGAGCTGTACCTCTTGCTGTGGCCTGTCGCCGTGTGCAATCTGGATGACCTGTTTAACGACCTGCATCTTCTCCAGACCGGCCAAGACGATCGCCATGAAATTCTCTCTCGCCTGGCCACACTTGATCTGACTGACCTGGACGCCTTTGAATACACCTACCTCCCCAGCAAGCATGTATTCCCTTCGTACGGAAATCGTTGCTTGTTTAGGTACATGCGCCAGATGATGGGCTGCCTCACCCGCGCCCTGGCCTATCTACACAAGTCCGACGTGCGCCATCTGGACCTCAAGCCCGGCAATATCCTCTTAAGCCCTGGAAGAGTCTACCTGGCGGACTTCGGCATAGCAAGAGACGTGCATGACCGGGAAAACACTCTTACTCTCGGGCAACAGGGAACCCCCAAGTGGAGAGCTCCCGAGGTCAGCCGCGTTAGTGATGAGTGGTCGATGCGGGCTGCGGATGTCTACTCTCTCGGAATGGTGTTGCTGAACATTTCAACGGTTGTATATGGCGCCAAGATAGCCGACTTTGATCATGTTGCCGGAAAGCTGCCAGAACATGGAAGAGATGCACTACTCGACCAGTTCTTGGGCCATCTTGAAAGGCACGCGCTTGCAACCCAGGAATACAAGGACTCTGAAGCACATACAGTGGGTCCGAAGCACACAGTCAATCTGATCAGGAGAATGTCGTCCACCGCACCATCAGAGCGACCTGCGGCGGACGAGGCTGATCTCGAGCTGGTTGAACTAGGTGGTATTGAGCAGGTATATCATGCTTCCTGCTGCAAGAGGAGCAGCCGGTTCTTGACTGAAAAGCTTGACTCGCGCCTCAGGCGTGTCACTGAAGACACCAAGCGATTACGAGACGAGCACGAAAAGATCATCAAGAGGCTAGCTGAGCTCGAAGCAAAAGATGCCACCTACGAAGCTCGGATTAGGAACGAGACAGCGCATGTCGCTGAGAGGTACAAACAGAAATGTGAGCAGCTGGAGAAGAGGCTGGAAAACGAATccgaggaaagaaagaggctCGAGGCTAGCTTGATTGAACTCCAAACTGGTAAAAGGTACGGAGTTCCAACCGCCTCGCGCCGAACCACCACTTCTTCATCTGTATCGACGAAAACGATTCCTGCCCCGAGCGGTTTGAAGATGCCATCGAGACCACCAACGCACCCTCTGCCAACAATTTCGTCATCAAACCCCATCCTACCAACTCTCGTCAAAATGCCCACCCCAATCGCTGATCGTACTGCTCGTCCAAGCTACTCCCAAGCCGTCTCAACTGGTACTAGCAGTATTCCCGTACCGCAGACTGCAACTCGTCGAGATTCAGTACGCCGAGACTCTATCATCCGTCCAGCTAACCTGCTCAACTCGCCAATCCCGGCTGTTGGGCCCAAGAGAAGTCCAACGCTTGAGGTTGCTCCCGCCAATTATTCGCTGCGATCCAGCACTTCAGCTTCCCGCTTACCTCGAGCTGTCAACCCTGCCACACCTATTAGGTCCAGCACGCCTAGCACGCCGCGGTACAATCGCAACACCTCTTCAGCCGATAGCACTCAGCATAGCATGACGAGTTCGACCCTCAGCCTGAGCAGGTCGCGTAATGATGACCTCAGCATGCCGACGACGGTCGAAAACACTCCCAATGTCTACAGTCTGTCTCCCGGCCGAATCGCCAAGGAGTCGGACGAGATGGTACCCAGACTTGCCGATAGCGATTCTGCAACTGCCATTCGAGTAGATGGTGTCGGTCTCGGGTTGGGTTATGAAGAGGATATCAAACGAGCGGAGAGTGTTGCTTCTCAAGACGATCACGAAGAGAACGAAGAGCGTGACATGCGAGACGACCCTAGTGATGTCAGCTTCGCTCCTTCTACAAATACTGCACCTTCCATAGGGCGTGATTCCGGTCGTACAGCCATTCAGCGAAAGATCCCTTCAATGCCCACCGCACCCAGTTGGGCAGATGTGGCCAGGACCAGACCCCAGTTGCAAAATTAA
- a CDS encoding ubiquitin-conjugating enzyme E2 has translation MAVAQVPRNFKLLAELEKGEKGMGAGACSYGLEDPEDILMTHWTGTIWGPPHGNHENRIYELKMECGANYPKEPPVIHFVSQINLPGVSQTDGRVDPNYVGILRDWTRISAELSRNPRPKEDPLSLEAALIAIRKYMEEHKKLPQPPEGSKYPMYK, from the exons ATGGCGGTTGCTCAGGTGCCCCGCAACTTCAAGCTTCTCgccgagctcgagaagggcgagaaggGAATGGGCGCAG GTGCCTGCTCCTACGGCCTCGAAGACCCCGAGGACATCCTCATGACCCACTGGACTGGTACCATCTGGGGCCCCCCGCAC GGCAACCACGAGAACCGCATCTACGAACTCAAGATGGAGTGCGGCGCCAACTACCCCAAAGAGCCTCCCGTCATCCACTTTGTGAGCCAGATCAACCTTCCCGGTGTCAGCCAAACCGACGGCCGCGTCGACCCCAACTACGTCGGCATCCTGCGCGACTGGACTCGCATCTCCGCCGAGCTATCGAGAAACCCCCGCCCGAAAGAGGATCCCTTGAGCCTCGAGGCTGCTCTTATCGCCATCAGAAA GTACATGGAAGAGCACAAGAAGCTCCCGCAGCCTCCCGAGGGCTCCAAGTACCCCATGTACAAGTAA
- a CDS encoding stomatin family protein gives MTMTAATTQRALAPLARHQQRLLTSATATSARSLSTRRRALLPASTTAPTSSSTAVSNFHTSANHAIPTGGFGGGGGIPTYFQKPSLPANTIIRFVPQQTAWIVERMGKFNRILQPGLAILIPFIDRIAYVKSLKEVAHEIPSQSAITADNVTLELDGVLYTRVFDAYKASYGVEDAEYAISQLAQTTMRSEIGQLTLDHVLKERAALNTNITAAINEAAQAWGVTCLRYEIRDIHAPKPVVEAMHRQVTAERSKRAEILESEGQRQSAINIAEGKKQSVILASEAMKAEQINRASGQAEAIRLKAVATAGGIEAVARAIAEGQGAAQNAVSLSVAEKYVDAFGKLAKEGTAVVVPGNVGDIGGMIATALSVYGKVGDAQAKAMAKQLLEKQQGEQQEADSQKALPGGGVAKQESPVDDIVKGFDQATKQR, from the exons ATGACCATGACAGCAGCGACAACACAAAGGGCCCTTGCGCCCCTCGCGCGACATCAGCAAAGACTCCTCACATCGGCCACGGCCACCTCGGCGCGATCCCTCTCGACCCGTCGTCGAGCTCTGCTCCCCGCTTCCACAACAGCTCCGACTTCCTCCTCGACAGCAGTATCAAACTTCCACACCAGCGCCAACCATGCCATCCCCacgggcggcttcggcggcggcggcggcatcccCACGTACTTCCAGAAGCCCTCGCTACCGgccaacaccatcatccgCTTCGTGCCCCAGCAGACAGCCTGGATCGTCGAACGCATGGGCAAATTCAACAGGATCCTGCAGCCCGGTCTGGCGATCCTGATCCCCTTCATCGACCGCATCGCCTACGTCAAGTCGCTGAAGGAAGTTGCTCACGAGATCCCCAGCCAGAGCGCCATCACGGCCGACAACGTCACGCTCGAGCTCGATGGTGTTTTGTACACGAGGGTGTTTGATGCTTACAAGGCGAG CTACGGCGTTGAAGACGCCGAATACGCCATCTCCCAACTCGCCCAAACAACCATGCGCTCCGAGATTGGCCAACTCACCCTCGACCACGTCCTGAAAGAGCGCGCcgccctcaacaccaacatcacagCCGCCATCAACGAAGCCGCCCAAGCCTGGGGCGTGACCTGCTTGCGTTACGAGATCCGGGACATCCACGCGCCCAAGCCCGTCGTGGAAGCCATGCACCGCCAAGTCACCGCCGAGCGATCCAAGCGGGCCGAGATCCTCGAGTCCGAAGGTCAGCGCCAGTCAGCTATCAACATCGCCGAGGGTAAGAAGCAGAGCGTCATCCTGGCCTCTGAAGCGATGAAAGCCGAGCAGATTAACCGCGCCAGCGGTCAGGCGGAGGCCATCAGGCTGAAGGCGGTGGCTACGGCGGGGGGCATTGAGGCGGTGGCGAGGGCGATTGCGGAGGGCCAGGGAGCGGCGCAGAATGCCGTCAGTCTGAGCGTGGCGGAGAAGTACGTCGATGCGTTTGGCAAGTTGGCCAAGGAGGGCaccgcggtggtggtgccagGGAATGTGGGCGATATTGGCGGAATGATCGCTACTGCTCTGAGCGTCTATGGCAAGGTGGGTGATGCGCAGGCGAAGGCGATGGCCAAGCAGTTGCTAGAGAAGCAGCAGGGCGAGCAGCAAGAGGCGGATTCGCAAAAGGCTTTgcccggtggtggtgtcgctAAGCAGGAGTCGCCGGTGGATGATATCGTCAAGGGGTTCGATCAGGCTACTAAGCAGCGCTAG